The following are encoded in a window of Castanea sativa cultivar Marrone di Chiusa Pesio chromosome 9, ASM4071231v1 genomic DNA:
- the LOC142609515 gene encoding F-box/kelch-repeat protein At3g06240-like — translation MMATTPTRFDDIPLEIAFEILSWLPGKPLLRFRCVSKCYNSIITSPDFITKHFKHNLEVKSLLLDDNNNDHLLCKPPPDPRDQDFVRTVFCNISSDHTLTEVYRLTIPVYNPIIVGISKGLFCLAFQKLTILSYDSNNEADDCSSVSRVFLWNPNIRKLKILPSTDEAFGCGFGCHHIQNNDFDFKVLIYGVFFLQSQLDFQVYTLSTDSWKHLESFNGSRGPVTWIENSPCLSFNGALHFIAYSHNHKYILSFDLHEEKFGEIMLPQNYSNGLCFKFEQLAVLEGSLALIAFHSPQQKCHIWVMRVYGDVDSWTTNIVELEEVENFFGCTGRGELLIKKSSSPHELILFDPKSLDEKNIGIGDLRPETYTANLMESLVLLNEPKLH, via the coding sequence ATGATGGCTACAACACCAACTCGATTCGATGATATCCCTCTCGAAATCGCTTTCGAGATTCTGAGTTGGCTGCCTGGGAAACCTTTATTGCGATTCAGATGCGTTTCCAAATGCTATAACTCCATCATCACCAGCCCCGATTTCATTACCAAACACTTCAAACACAACCTAGAAGTCAAATCATTATTATTGGACGACAACAACAACGATCATCTACTATGTAAGCCACCGCCAGATCCCAGGGACCAAGACTTTGTGCGTACAGTCTTTTGCAATATCAGCAGCGACCACACATTGACTGAGGTTTACAGGTTGACAATCCCAGTTTATAATCCCATCATTGTTGGCATCAGCAAAGGCTTATTCTGCCTCGCTTTTCAGAAACTTACTATACTATCATATGATTCTAATAATGAAGCAGATGATTGTAGTTCGGTTTCCCGCGTATTTCTGTGGAACCCAAACATTAGAAAGCTTAAGATACTTCCATCTACTGATGAGGCTTTCGGTTGTGGATTTGGGTGTCATCATATTCAAAACAATGACTTTGACTTCAAGGTTTTGATatatggggttttttttttacaaagccAGCTTGACTTCCAGGTTTACACGTTGAGTACCGATTCGTGGAAACATTTGGAGTCCTTTAATGGGTCTAGAGGACCTGTTACTTGGATTGAAAATTCACCTTGTTTGTCTTTTAATGGAGCTTTGCATTTCATAGCGTATTCTCATAACCACAAATACATTTTGTCCTTTGATCTCCATGAGGAGAAATTCGGGGAGATAATGCTGCCACAGAATTACTCAAATGGATTGTGTTTTAAGTTTGAACAACTTGCGGTATTGGAGGGATCGCTGGCTTTGATTGCTTTCCACAGTCCTCAACAGAAGTGCCACATATGGGTGATGAGGGTTTATGGTGATGTTGACTCTTGGACTACAAACATTGTAGAGTTGGAAGAAGTTGAAAACTTCTTCGGCTGCACAGGCCGTGGTGAACTTTTGATTAAGAAATCGTCTTCTCCTCATGAACTCATTTTATTTGACCCTAAGAGTCTAGATGAGAAAAATATTGGAATCGGAGATCTTAGACCAGAGACTTACACAGCTAATCTCATGGAGAGCTTAGTTTTACTCAATGAGCCAAAGCTTCATTGA
- the LOC142611092 gene encoding F-box/kelch-repeat protein At3g23880-like, which translates to MMMATIPTQLDDLPHEIAFNILIRLPVKTLLQFRCVSTYYNSIITSSNFITKHFKLNLVKSLLSNKNNDYLLCKARSHREQDMLCTAVCNISDHTLTEVSRWKVPVSNATIVGICKGLFCLVFQQFTVHTFSADSRPIDGTWVFDIYLWNPNIGKFKIIPSTDDSFEPFGYGFGYYHIQNNDFDFKVLRYGRFFRQNRLDFQVYTLSSDSWRQLSSFNGSRGPITRIDLPPHLFFNGALHFIAYSRDHKFILCFDLHNDNFREILLPQDYSNGLFFKLEQLAVLEGSLALIAFDSHVLIEKCHIWVMGVYGDVDSWTPNIVDLKDVKNFFGCTSSGELVIRKSSPHKLILFDPKSADEKSIGIGDLAPEIYTANLMESLVFLNERN; encoded by the coding sequence ATGATGATGGCTACAATACCAACGCAGTTGGATGATCTCCCTCACGAAATTGCATTCAACATCCTAATTCGGCTGCCAGTGAAAACGCTGCTGCAATTCAGGTGCGTTTCCACATACTATAACTCCATCATCACCAGCTCCAATTTCATTACCAAACACTTCAAACTCAACCTAGTCAAATCATTATTATCCAACAAAAACAATGATTATCTACTATGTAAAGCACGGTCACATAGGGAACAAGACATGTTGTGTACTGCCGTTTGCAATATCAGCGACCACACGCTGACTGAGGTTTCCAGGTGGAAAGTACCAGTTTCTAATGCCACCATTGTTGGCATCTGCAAGGGCTTATTCTGCCTTGTTTTTCAGCAATTTACTGTACATACATTTAGTGCTGATAGTCGACCAATCGATGGTACTTGGGTTTTTGACATATATTTGTGGAATCCAAACATTGGAAAGTTTAAGATAATTCCATCTACTGATGACAGTTTTGAGCCTTTCGGTTATGGATTTGGGTATTATCATATTCAAAACAATGACTTCGACTTCAAGGTTTTAAGATATGGGCGTTTCTTTAGACAAAACCGGCTTGACTTCCAGGTTTACACGTTGAGTTCCGATTCGTGGAGACAGTTAAGTTCATTTAATGGATCTAGAGGACCTATTACTAGGATTGATCTACCACCTCATTTGTTTTTTAACGGAGCTTTGCACTTTATAGCATATTCTCGTGACCACAAATTCATTCTGTGCTTTGATCTCCATAATGATAACTTCCGGGAGATACTACTGCCACAGGATTACTCAAATGGATTATTTTTTAAGCTTGAACAACTTGCAGTATTGGAGGGATCATTGGCTTTGATTGCTTTCGACAGTCATGTATTGATTGAGAAGTGCCACATATGGGTGATGGGGGTTTATGGTGATGTTGACTCTTGGACTCCGAACATTGTAGATTTGAAGGATGTTAAGAACTTCTTTGGCTGCACGAGCAGTGGTGAACTTGTTATTAGGAAATCTTCACCTCATAAACTCATTTTATTTGACCCTAAGAGTGCAGATGAGAAAAGTATTGGAATTGGAGATCTTGCACCAGAGATTTACACAGCTAATCTCATGGAGAGCTTAGTTTTTCTCAATGAGCGTAATTGA